From the Actinomadura luzonensis genome, the window GCGGGGTCCTGCCGCCCGATGTGCGGGTGCACGGCGTCAGCGTGGCTCCTGAGGGCTTCGACGCCAGGTTCTCGGCGCTGTTCCGGCGGTACGCGTACCGGGTGGGCGACGCGGCAGGCGGCGTGGACCCGCTGCGCCGGCACGAGGTCGTCTGGCACAACCGCCCCCTCGACGTCGGCGCGCTCAACGCCGCGGCCGCCCGGCTGCTCGGCGAGCACGACTTCGCCGCCTTCTGCAAGAAGCGGGAAGGGGCCACCACCATCCGCGAGCTCCAGCGCCTGGACTGGACGCGCGAGCCGGACGGCGTGCTGGTCGCCACCGTCGTCGCCGACGCCTTCTGCCACTCGATGGTGCGCGCCCTGATCGGCTCGCTGCTGGCGGCCGGCGACGGGCGGCGGCCCGTGGAGTGGCCCGGCGAGGTGCTGACCCGGGCCGTACGCGACTCGGGCGTGCACGTCGCCCCCGCCCACGGGCTGTGCCTGGAGGAGGTCGGCTACCCGCCGGAGGCCGAGCTGGCCGTGCGGGCCGCGGCCACCCGGCGGGTGCGCACCCTCTCAGCCGCCGGTGACGCGGCGCTCCAGGACGAGTGAGGTCTGGTCGCGGAAGGCGCCGCTGACCTTCGGCAGCGTCTTCTCCTCGTCGGACGGGGTGCGGCCGTCGGCGTACGTGGCGTAGCTGAAGACGATGTAGCGGCCCCAGACCAGGCCGGCCGCGTACCCGCCGGCGATCTGCACCCGCTCGCCGCCCGAGCCCTCGGGGCCGGGCAGGCCGCGGAACCAGACGTTCTTGCCCAGGTTCTTCGCCTGGTCGGCGGCCGTGGCGGCCTCCTTCGTCGGCAGCACCGCGATGCCCGTCGTGACCGCGTAGCGCTTCTTGGCGTCCACGTACGTGGCGCGCAGGACGCGCGTGCACTTCTGCTCCTTGAGCGCCTCGGCGAAGGCGCCCACGGCCGCCTTGTCGCAGGTCGTCTCCATGCCGGACTTGACCCGGGTGAACGTCGCGCCGGCCGCGCTCACCTTCTTCTTCGGGAACGCCTCCGACAGCGACAACTTCTGCGGGTCCGTCTGCTCCGAGTTGAGTATCGACGCGCCGGGGCCGCCGGTCGAGTCGGGCGTCTGCCCCTGCCCCGCGCCGGTCGAACCGGACGGGGCCGCGGTGCGGGCGGCGGCCGTGTTCGACGGGGACTGGCTGACCGCCTGGTAGGCGAAGAAGCCGCCCGTGGCGACGCCCACCAGGGCCAGGGCGCCCAGGGTCACCAGGAGGGCGCGCTTGCCGCCGCCGGACGGCGGGGCGGGCGGCGGGGGCGGGATCTGG encodes:
- the truA gene encoding tRNA pseudouridine(38-40) synthase TruA; amino-acid sequence: MVRLRLDLAYDGTGFSGWARQPGRRTVQGELEQALGRILRLAEPVTLTVAGRTDAGVHARGQVAHLDVPDGSLGELDGNRGPLAVAERLAALVRRLGGVLPPDVRVHGVSVAPEGFDARFSALFRRYAYRVGDAAGGVDPLRRHEVVWHNRPLDVGALNAAAARLLGEHDFAAFCKKREGATTIRELQRLDWTREPDGVLVATVVADAFCHSMVRALIGSLLAAGDGRRPVEWPGEVLTRAVRDSGVHVAPAHGLCLEEVGYPPEAELAVRAAATRRVRTLSAAGDAALQDE